The following DNA comes from Candidatus Methylacidiphilum fumarolicum.
CCTTTGTCCATGGCTCCCAGGGCTGTGTGGCTTATTTTAGGAGCCATTTTAGCCGGCATTTTAAAGAACCCTCCAGCTGTGTCTCCTCTTCTATGACTGAAGATGCGGCAGTCTTTGGTGGGCTTAATAACATGATTGATGGGCTGGCTAATTCTTTTTCTTTATACAAACCAAAAATGATCGCTGTCTCCACTACTTGTATGGCTGAGGTGATTGGCGATGATCTCAATGCTTTTATAAAAAATGCAAGGGATAAAGGCAGTATTCCCCAAGACTTTGACGTTCCTTTCGCCCATACCCCATCCTTTGTTGGAAGCCATATTACAGGCTACGACAATATGATGAAAGGGATACTGAGCTATTTTTGGGATGGTAAAGCGGGAACTGTGCCACCACTAGAAAGAAAGCCTGTGGATCGAATCAATATTATTGGAGGCTTTGACCCTTATACTGTAGGCAATATGAGGGAATTAAAAAGAATACTTAGTTTGATGGGGGTTAACTATTTGATTCTCTCCGATAATAGCGATGTTTGGGATACCCCAACCGATGGGACATTCCGAATGTATGATGGTGGAACGAAACTTGCTGAGATTTCTGATGCTATTCATTCAAAAGCTACGGTTTCCATCCAAGGATTTTGCACAGAAAAAACTATCTCTTATATAAATGAGAAGGGCCAACAAACTGTTGTCTTCCATTGTCCAATAGGAGTGCGGGCGACCGATGCATTCCTTATGGAAATCAGTAAGTTGACCGGGAAGTCTATCCCTGAAGAACTTGAAAAAGAACGGGGTAGGCTTGTCGATGCCATAGCAGATTCCAATGCCCATATTCATGGGAAGCGCTTTGCTCTGTTTGGAGATCCGGATATGACCCTTGGTCTTACTGGTTTTCTTTTGGAACTGGGAGCCGAACCGATTCATGTCTTATGTACCAATGGGGGCAAAGAATGGGAAGAGAAAGCGAAAGCCCTTCTTGAGGCTTCTCCTTTTGGCAAAAATTGCAATGTTTATGCTGGCAAAGACCTGTGGCATATGCGATCGCTGCTCTTTACAGAGCCTGTGGATTTTTTAATCGGTAACACGTATGCTAAATATCTCGAAAGGGATACGGGCACTCCCTTGATTCGTATTGGATTTCCTATTTTTGATAGGCATCATCATCATCGCTATCCGATATGGGGCTATCAGGGTGGATTGAATGTTCTAGTATGGATTTTGGATAAGATCTTTGATGAGATGGATAAAAACACAATCGTTCCTGCAAAATCAGATTATAGCTATGACATAATACGATAAGGATTTCGAAGAAAAGAAAAGGCTGCCAAGGAGGCAAGTACCATGACGACGCTATCGGCAAAAATCCAGGAGGTGTTTCAAGAGCCAGCCTGCCAGAAAAACCGCTCAAAATCTGATAAAGAACGGAAAAAAGGCTGCACCAAGATCTTACAGCCTGGTGCTGCAGCAGGAGGCTGTGCGTTTGATGGAGCCAAAATCG
Coding sequences within:
- the nifK gene encoding nitrogenase molybdenum-iron protein subunit beta: METTEKAKSQNADNVLDHFNLFRQPQYLQMFEKKKCEFENPAPAEEVEKIREWTKTWEYREKNFAREAISINPSKACQPLGAIFAAVGFEGTLPFVHGSQGCVAYFRSHFSRHFKEPSSCVSSSMTEDAAVFGGLNNMIDGLANSFSLYKPKMIAVSTTCMAEVIGDDLNAFIKNARDKGSIPQDFDVPFAHTPSFVGSHITGYDNMMKGILSYFWDGKAGTVPPLERKPVDRINIIGGFDPYTVGNMRELKRILSLMGVNYLILSDNSDVWDTPTDGTFRMYDGGTKLAEISDAIHSKATVSIQGFCTEKTISYINEKGQQTVVFHCPIGVRATDAFLMEISKLTGKSIPEELEKERGRLVDAIADSNAHIHGKRFALFGDPDMTLGLTGFLLELGAEPIHVLCTNGGKEWEEKAKALLEASPFGKNCNVYAGKDLWHMRSLLFTEPVDFLIGNTYAKYLERDTGTPLIRIGFPIFDRHHHHRYPIWGYQGGLNVLVWILDKIFDEMDKNTIVPAKSDYSYDIIR